A window of the Isosphaera pallida ATCC 43644 genome harbors these coding sequences:
- a CDS encoding phosphoglycerate dehydrogenase, with product MSRSTDLRVLIAPGVLRGRPGAFRELLTAQGYTLVEPPGGDVLPEAELIPWLGAVDAILAGAEAYPDHVLAHAGRARILARVGVGYDNVDVAAATARSLPVTITPGTNHEAVAEHALALLLALTRLVVRDDRRIRQGQWVRSIVTPVRETTLGLVGLGRIGQALVPRARGLAMRVIAHDPMPEVVEAARRLDVPLVSLDELLATADIVSLHAPITPETVHLINRERLALMKPTSYLINTSRGRLVDEAALLDALTSGRLAGAGLDVLEEEPPPADHPFFALDNVVLTPHTAGVDCRSLDDMAELAARCIVARLTGQPIPPGCLLNPAALRDHRD from the coding sequence ATGAGCCGTTCCACGGACCTTCGCGTGCTGATTGCTCCCGGCGTCCTTCGTGGGCGTCCGGGAGCGTTCCGCGAGTTGTTGACCGCCCAGGGGTATACCCTGGTCGAGCCTCCAGGCGGCGATGTGCTGCCCGAAGCCGAATTGATTCCCTGGTTGGGCGCGGTGGACGCCATCCTCGCTGGGGCCGAAGCCTACCCCGATCACGTGCTGGCCCACGCCGGCCGCGCCCGCATCCTGGCGAGGGTGGGAGTGGGATACGACAACGTGGATGTCGCCGCCGCCACCGCCCGGTCGCTGCCCGTGACGATCACACCGGGGACCAATCACGAGGCAGTCGCCGAACACGCCCTGGCCCTCCTGTTGGCTCTGACCCGCCTCGTGGTTCGGGATGATCGCCGGATTCGCCAAGGTCAATGGGTACGGTCCATCGTCACCCCCGTTCGAGAGACAACGCTGGGTCTGGTGGGTCTGGGACGGATCGGTCAGGCTTTGGTTCCCCGCGCTCGGGGACTAGCGATGAGGGTGATCGCCCACGATCCCATGCCCGAGGTCGTCGAAGCGGCTCGGCGGCTTGACGTGCCCCTCGTTAGTCTCGACGAACTTCTCGCCACCGCCGACATAGTGTCGCTGCATGCGCCCATAACACCGGAAACTGTTCATCTCATCAACCGCGAACGTCTCGCGTTGATGAAACCCACCTCCTATTTGATCAACACGTCGCGGGGCCGCCTGGTGGACGAGGCGGCGCTACTTGACGCCCTAACCAGCGGGCGTTTGGCTGGGGCGGGGTTGGATGTGTTGGAAGAGGAGCCCCCTCCGGCCGATCATCCCTTCTTCGCGTTGGACAACGTGGTGTTGACGCCCCACACCGCCGGAGTCGATTGCCGCTCGCTGGACGATATGGCGGAGTTGGCCGCACGCTGTATCGTCGCGCGCTTGACAGGACAACCAATTCCTCCGGGATGTTTACTCAATCCTGC
- a CDS encoding Gfo/Idh/MocA family protein, which translates to MSGVNRRTFLMTTGATAVGLASSTTSRAVSAAGRLDANNQIRVAVLGVNGRGTAHISSFEAAKDLGATVTMLCDPDRKVLEKRATEFESKYGRKVETEIDLRKVFDRKDIDVVTVATPNHWHALATIWACQADKDVYVEKPGSHNIFEGRQMVKVAAKTGRIVQHGVQLRSSEAIREAVDHLRNGTIGKVYMARGLVYRWRPSIGHKPDLPQPPAHLDWSLWQGPAQERAFSERLVHYNWHWHWDYGNGDLGNQGVHQTDMCLWGLGVELPTEITAMGGKFLFDDDKETPEQLTTLFKFPNNTMIQFEVRPWITNDEAGVGVGNIFYGSEGYLVINGYNSYQTFLGKEKQPGPKGKDSDPMNKHVRNFLEAVRSRNPELLHGPVETAHTSSALAHLGNIAYRLGRTLKFDPATERFVGDAEANTYLTRSYRAPFVVPETV; encoded by the coding sequence ATGTCCGGGGTCAATCGGCGCACCTTCCTGATGACCACTGGCGCGACGGCGGTGGGTCTGGCCTCATCCACGACCAGCCGGGCCGTCTCGGCGGCAGGACGTTTGGACGCTAACAACCAAATCCGCGTCGCCGTGCTAGGGGTGAATGGCCGGGGTACGGCCCACATCAGCTCCTTCGAAGCGGCCAAAGATCTGGGGGCGACCGTCACGATGTTGTGCGACCCCGATCGGAAGGTATTGGAGAAGCGTGCCACCGAGTTCGAGTCCAAGTACGGCCGCAAGGTTGAGACCGAGATCGATCTGCGTAAGGTGTTCGATCGCAAAGATATCGACGTGGTGACCGTGGCTACGCCCAACCACTGGCATGCGTTGGCGACCATCTGGGCCTGCCAGGCTGACAAGGATGTGTACGTCGAGAAGCCAGGTTCGCACAACATCTTCGAAGGCCGTCAGATGGTCAAGGTGGCTGCCAAGACCGGGCGGATTGTGCAACACGGCGTGCAGCTGCGTAGTTCCGAGGCGATCCGCGAGGCGGTGGACCATCTGCGCAACGGGACAATCGGCAAGGTGTACATGGCGCGAGGTTTGGTGTACCGCTGGCGTCCCTCGATTGGTCACAAGCCGGACCTACCCCAGCCGCCAGCGCATCTGGATTGGTCGCTGTGGCAAGGCCCGGCTCAGGAGCGTGCCTTCTCCGAGCGTCTGGTGCATTATAACTGGCATTGGCACTGGGATTACGGCAACGGCGACCTAGGCAATCAGGGGGTCCACCAGACCGACATGTGCCTTTGGGGCCTGGGCGTCGAACTGCCCACCGAAATCACCGCGATGGGCGGCAAATTCTTGTTCGACGACGACAAAGAAACGCCCGAACAACTGACGACCCTGTTCAAGTTCCCCAACAACACGATGATCCAGTTCGAGGTGCGCCCCTGGATCACGAATGACGAGGCCGGCGTAGGGGTCGGCAATATCTTCTACGGGTCGGAAGGCTATTTGGTCATCAATGGTTACAACTCCTACCAGACCTTCCTGGGCAAGGAAAAACAGCCTGGTCCCAAGGGCAAGGACTCCGATCCGATGAACAAGCACGTTCGCAACTTCCTGGAGGCGGTGCGGTCGCGTAATCCGGAGCTGTTGCACGGGCCGGTCGAAACAGCCCACACCTCAAGCGCCCTGGCGCACTTGGGCAACATCGCCTATCGTCTGGGACGGACCCTCAAGTTCGACCCGGCCACGGAGCGATTTGTGGGCGACGCCGAGGCCAACACCTATCTGACCCGTTCCTACCGCGCGCCGTTCGTGGTTCCTGAAACGGTCTGA
- a CDS encoding DNA methyltransferase — translation MIASNPAPRSWVDTNELNSLLDSPLPIPNGAESDDSVHWLPLEDLHPHPLNRDLYGPPETEPDAEALLASIRSQGLLHPLVVAPFGSSRDDSELDGSGSVGPWQILSGHRRWQAARQLGWERVPCLIRRPPDEESRQRFILESNRHRHKTFTQLMREADALERLLTTQARRRRLNNLQTASTKAAESPDRRNSDDRTGRTDQIVGRLIGLGGKDRYRQARAIWSAAQTGDPRAVAAVAQLDQGSKTIHAAHKDLRRRDRLTLNFQPTPYDVWHFRHDRAYGVHHPGSIPPGIVAQTLHYYTAPGDLVVDPLAGGGVTLDVADAMGRRCLAYDIEPVRSDVRRNDVRDGIPLEAQPADLVFLDPPYFTMLADAYPDAGASRTHLEGWKRFLRRLAQVAFEALRPGGYVALLIANQTEKHLPPGYGYLDHGVLSYLALTAAGFLPQRRISCPMAGNYLPQQVRRARDEGRMLGQARDLLVMRKPRPDQITPDRPFHADPADGLESAPASSSPHPSPTASS, via the coding sequence ATGATTGCCTCCAACCCCGCCCCTCGCTCCTGGGTTGACACCAACGAGCTCAACTCATTGCTTGACTCACCCCTCCCCATTCCGAACGGCGCAGAATCGGACGACTCGGTCCACTGGCTGCCTTTGGAAGATTTGCACCCCCACCCACTCAATCGAGATCTCTACGGTCCCCCCGAAACCGAGCCGGACGCCGAGGCCCTTCTCGCCAGCATACGTAGCCAAGGTCTCCTTCATCCCCTAGTGGTCGCGCCCTTTGGCTCGTCACGCGACGACTCCGAACTGGACGGCTCCGGTTCGGTTGGTCCCTGGCAAATCCTCTCGGGCCACCGTCGCTGGCAAGCCGCCCGCCAACTGGGTTGGGAACGTGTTCCCTGTCTGATTCGCCGGCCGCCGGATGAGGAGTCCCGACAACGCTTCATTCTGGAATCCAACCGCCACCGCCACAAAACATTCACCCAACTCATGCGCGAAGCCGACGCGCTCGAACGCCTTTTGACCACCCAAGCCCGCCGCCGACGCCTGAATAACCTCCAAACTGCCTCGACCAAAGCCGCGGAATCGCCCGATCGTCGGAATTCCGACGATCGCACCGGTCGCACCGATCAGATCGTAGGGCGTCTGATTGGTCTGGGCGGCAAAGATCGTTACCGCCAGGCCCGCGCTATTTGGTCGGCAGCCCAAACCGGTGATCCCCGAGCGGTCGCCGCCGTCGCTCAACTCGACCAAGGTTCCAAGACCATCCACGCCGCCCACAAGGATCTCCGCCGTCGCGACCGTTTGACCCTGAACTTTCAGCCCACCCCCTACGACGTGTGGCATTTCCGCCACGACCGAGCCTACGGGGTACACCACCCCGGCTCAATCCCGCCCGGCATCGTCGCTCAGACGTTGCACTACTATACCGCGCCGGGCGACCTTGTGGTCGATCCACTGGCCGGCGGCGGCGTGACGCTCGACGTGGCAGACGCGATGGGACGCCGCTGCTTAGCGTATGATATCGAGCCGGTACGTTCCGATGTGCGTCGCAACGATGTCCGAGACGGCATCCCACTCGAAGCCCAACCTGCCGACCTGGTCTTTCTCGACCCCCCCTACTTCACCATGCTGGCCGACGCCTATCCCGACGCTGGGGCATCGCGTACCCATCTGGAAGGCTGGAAACGGTTTTTGCGACGCTTGGCTCAGGTGGCCTTCGAGGCGCTCAGGCCGGGCGGTTACGTCGCGCTGCTCATCGCCAACCAGACCGAAAAACACCTTCCACCCGGCTACGGCTACCTCGACCACGGAGTTTTGAGCTACCTAGCGCTGACGGCCGCAGGCTTTCTGCCGCAGCGACGCATCAGTTGCCCCATGGCCGGCAACTACCTTCCTCAGCAGGTGCGCCGCGCCCGCGACGAAGGCCGGATGCTGGGCCAGGCCCGCGACCTGTTGGTGATGCGCAAACCTCGTCCGGATCAAATCACTCCGGACCGCCCGTTTCACGCCGACCCCGCTGACGGTTTGGAATCGGCCCCAGCGTCAAGCTCGCCCCACCCCTCGCCCACCGCTAGTTCGTAA
- the trpC gene encoding indole-3-glycerol phosphate synthase TrpC, with the protein MKKDSWSRTRTGTILDAIVATKRREVAEARERVPLGDLVRRAEARDAPLDFRGALTRPGPIALIAEIKKASPSAGVIRPDFDPVAIARSYRRHGASCLSVLTDRDYFQGSLDDLERVREQVAIPILRKDFTIDEYQVVEARASGADAILLIAEVLDDHDLAFLLQAGRRWGMAVLVEFHDPTHLDRVVQAGADLVGINNRDLKRFVTDLETTFRLRDRIPPGVVVVSESGITRRDQVERLERVGVSAILVGESLMREQDPGRAIDRLLGRDSQSSE; encoded by the coding sequence TTGAAGAAGGATTCCTGGTCCAGAACACGCACCGGAACCATCCTGGACGCGATCGTGGCGACCAAGCGCCGCGAGGTGGCGGAAGCTCGGGAGCGGGTGCCGCTGGGCGACTTGGTTCGTCGAGCCGAAGCGCGGGACGCCCCGCTTGATTTCCGGGGGGCCTTGACCCGTCCCGGTCCGATCGCCTTGATCGCCGAGATCAAAAAGGCGAGTCCCTCGGCCGGCGTGATTCGCCCTGACTTCGATCCGGTGGCCATTGCTCGGAGCTATCGGCGTCACGGGGCCTCCTGCCTGAGCGTCTTGACCGACCGCGACTATTTCCAGGGGTCGCTTGACGATCTCGAACGTGTCCGCGAACAGGTGGCGATTCCGATTTTACGCAAGGACTTCACAATCGACGAATATCAGGTTGTGGAAGCTCGAGCGTCCGGGGCCGATGCGATTCTATTGATTGCGGAAGTTCTCGACGACCATGATCTAGCGTTTCTGCTCCAGGCGGGCCGTCGGTGGGGGATGGCGGTGCTGGTTGAGTTTCACGACCCCACCCACCTCGATCGGGTGGTCCAGGCCGGGGCCGATCTGGTGGGGATCAATAACCGTGATCTCAAGCGGTTCGTGACCGACCTGGAAACCACGTTCCGATTGCGAGACCGGATTCCGCCGGGGGTGGTCGTGGTCAGCGAGAGCGGAATCACTCGACGCGACCAGGTGGAGCGGCTCGAAAGGGTGGGGGTTTCGGCCATCCTGGTGGGGGAGAGCCTGATGCGGGAGCAGGATCCGGGGCGCGCGATTGACCGTTTGTTGGGACGCGATAGTCAATCGTCGGAGTGA